From Pyxicephalus adspersus chromosome 7, UCB_Pads_2.0, whole genome shotgun sequence, a single genomic window includes:
- the ZDHHC4 gene encoding palmitoyltransferase ZDHHC4 yields MDFLWLFIIYVFLLVLCVSIYCFLSGRSGNGLDGVFHRAEEALFHVLPTWLHSCLTSCFYTRSAEFVVLHLVLEALVFAEYTWEVLDYSLEMEVHWTFVFLPYALITVNLYFFYKCCKSDPGTVTKNNEAFCTQMYEYDNIMFHGGRKCQTCHLMKPARSKHCGVCGICVQRFDHHCVWVNNCIGAQNIRYFLLYLASLSCTALTMAGVIGGFLLQVVLLSHMMHAAYKDSEGHEELVGIVFISQHLFLTFPRIVFTLGFLLILILLLGGYTCFVCYLCTTNQTTNEWYKAKRFTSSAVSPRIYSRGILGNLREVFQPYTHGKKKR; encoded by the exons ATGGACTTCCTGTGGCTTTTTATTATCTACGTGTTCCTTCTTGTTCTCTGTGTTTCCATTTACTGCTTCTTGTCTGGAAGATCGGGGAACGGACTGGATGGCGTGTTCCATAGAGCGGAGGAG gcactTTTCCATGTGTTACCAACATGGCTGCACAGTTGTCTCACCAGCTGCTTCTATACAAG GAGTGCAGAGTTTGTGGTTTTGCACTTGGTCCTGGAAGCGCTGGTGTTTGCAGAATATACGTGGGAAGTGCTGGACTACAGTCTAGAGATGGAGGTGCATTGGACATTTGTCTTCTTGCCCTATGCTTTAATCACTGtgaatctttatttcttttacaaatgctGCAAATCTGATCCAG GGACAGTGACGAAAAATAATGAAGCGTTTTGTACTCAGATGTACGAGTACGACAACATCATGTTCCATGGAGGGAGAAAATGTCAGACGTGTCACTTGATGAAACCAGCAAGATCAAAGCACTGTG GTGTATGTGGTATCTGTGTGCAGCGCTTTGATCATCACTGTGTATGGGTAAACAACTGCATCGGAGCCCAGAATATAAGATACTTCCTTCTTTACCTAGCAAGCCTGTCCTGCACAGCTCTGACAATGGCTGGAGTCATTGGAGGATTCCTCTTGCAGGTGGTGCTGTTGTCCCATATGATGCATGCAGCCTATAAGGACAGTGAAGGCCATGAAGAGTTGGTTGGCATCGTCTTTATCAGTCAG CACCTCTTCCTGACCTTCCCGCGGATTGTCTTCACTTTGGGATTTCTGCTTATCCTCATTCTCCTACTAGGAGGCTACACCTGCTTTGTGTGCTACCTCTGCACCACCAACCAGACCACCAATGAGTGGTACAAAGCCAAAAGGTTCACCTCCTCAGCTGTATCTCCTAGAATTTACTCCAGAGGTATTTTGGGTAACCTGAGGGAAGTTTTCCAGCCCTATACCCATGGTAAGAAAAAGAGATGA
- the LOC140335126 gene encoding delphilin-like has translation MKVQHGFNVRRLLKDPRDHTKHPFISMPVTNDGWPEAFGFGLGGTGPCYILWVEPGSSAHAAGLRPGDQILEVEGKPVSSLCCESLVQLGRECLNVPPSIGVISRVQILEVTRKAQEEIGLTLTGGRPLVVESVASGSPASYAGVRAGDYLLEINDVSVTDLSEAVQLISSNGENVLRLGLLCVGRRQRHSRVYSSSGRGSETTSQTQRLKAQEFNQKLDEVLGDQPALKEKVFVLLKQYAQERKVDRLAYTLPMILTEESQHSLIDSIR, from the exons ATGAAAGTGCAGCATGGTTTTAATGTACGGAGGCTTTTAAAGGATCCGAGGGATCACACTAAACATCCAT TTATAtcgatgccagttaccaatgatgGTTGGCCAGAGGCATTTGGCTTTGGGCTGGGTGGCACAGGCCCCTGTTATATCCTTTGGGTGGAACCAGGAAGTAGCGCCCATGCAGCCGGATTGAGGCCAGGTGACCAAATTCTAGAAGTGGAGGGAAAGCCAGTGTCCTCTCTGTGCTGCGAGTCACTAGTACAACTTGGCCGGGAGTGTCTTAATGTACCACCAAGTATCGGGGTCATCTCCAGAGTTCAGATTCTGGAAGTGACCAGGAAAGCCCAGGAGGAGATTGGCCTGACCCTGACTGGAGGAAGACCACTGGTAGTGGAGAGTGTGGCTTCAGGTTCTCCTGCCTCCTACGCTGGGGTCAGAGCTGGGGACTACCTTCTGGAAATCAATGATGTTTCTGTGACTGATTTATCAGAGGCAGTACAGCTGATTTCTTCCAATGGAGAGAATGTCCTTCGGCTTGGCCTTCTTTGTGTTGGCCGAAGACAACGACACAGCAGAGTATACAGCTCAAGTGGACGGGGATCAGAAACCACAAGCCAGACACAGAGACTGAAGGCTCAGGAATTTAACCAAAAA CTTGATGAAGTCCTTGGGGATCAGCCGGCCTTAAAGGAGAAGGTGTTTGTGCTGTTAAAGCAATATGCGCAGGAACGGAAGGTGGACCGCTTGGCATATACGCTCCCCATGATACTGACCGAAGAGTCCCAGCACAGTTTGATTGACAGCATCAGGTAA